One genomic region from Pseudoduganella dura encodes:
- a CDS encoding TOBE domain-containing protein has product MSIKAINVRNQFRGKVKEIIDGPVVSEVDIETPAGIVTSVITTRSVRDLGLAPGVEVVALVKATEVSIAKL; this is encoded by the coding sequence ATGAGCATCAAGGCAATCAACGTTCGAAACCAGTTCCGCGGCAAGGTCAAGGAAATCATCGATGGCCCGGTTGTTTCGGAAGTCGATATCGAAACGCCGGCCGGCATCGTCACGTCGGTCATCACCACCCGTTCGGTGCGCGATCTCGGCCTCGCACCCGGCGTGGAAGTGGTGGCCCTGGTCAAGGCGACCGAGGTTTCGATCGCCAAGCTGTAA
- a CDS encoding sigma-54 interaction domain-containing protein has translation MNKVLTFPDSFGMALSIRAKALLFHDPRSLALLEQVERIARSDATVLVIGETGTGKELIARHIHAQSERTGPFIAVNCGAFSESLIDAELFGHESGAFTGATQARSGWFEAANGGTLFLDEIGDLSMALQVKLLRVLQERQVVRLGSRRPIPLDVRLVAATNVDLHKAIAAERFRSDLYYRLSVATVNLPPLYERPGDILPLARHFIGLYGAKMKLDGVELEADATDALLAYDWPGNIRELENVIHYALIVCRQGRIRAEDLRIGGRLPGHRAAAPAPVPVPVPVAAQLPDPCRVMPPAHQDTPAGTVSGLERLDSLLNDLVEAGEPALFDTVEERLIRAAFAACEQNQVQTAKALGISRNVLRTHLKRFGLIGGEPMDARLEPREFHGMPAAQ, from the coding sequence GTGAACAAGGTACTGACTTTTCCCGATTCGTTCGGGATGGCGCTGTCGATCCGCGCCAAGGCACTGTTATTCCACGATCCCCGTTCCCTTGCACTGCTCGAGCAGGTGGAACGCATTGCGCGCAGCGATGCCACCGTGCTCGTCATCGGCGAGACCGGTACCGGCAAGGAGCTCATCGCCCGCCATATCCATGCGCAGAGCGAGCGCACCGGTCCGTTCATCGCCGTCAACTGCGGCGCGTTTTCCGAATCGCTGATCGATGCCGAACTGTTCGGCCATGAAAGCGGCGCCTTCACCGGCGCCACCCAGGCCCGCTCCGGCTGGTTCGAAGCCGCCAACGGCGGCACCCTGTTCCTCGACGAGATCGGCGACCTGTCGATGGCGCTGCAGGTCAAGCTGCTGCGCGTGCTGCAGGAGCGCCAGGTGGTGCGCCTGGGCTCGCGCCGGCCAATTCCGCTCGACGTGCGGCTGGTCGCGGCCACCAATGTCGACCTGCACAAGGCGATCGCCGCCGAGCGTTTCCGCTCCGACCTGTATTACCGGCTCAGTGTCGCCACCGTCAATCTGCCGCCGTTGTACGAGCGCCCTGGCGACATCCTGCCGCTGGCACGCCACTTCATCGGGCTGTATGGCGCGAAGATGAAGCTCGATGGCGTGGAGCTGGAAGCGGATGCGACGGACGCGCTGCTGGCCTACGACTGGCCCGGCAATATCCGCGAGCTGGAAAACGTCATTCACTATGCGCTGATCGTGTGCCGACAGGGGCGCATCCGCGCGGAAGACCTGCGCATCGGCGGGCGGCTGCCCGGCCACCGCGCGGCGGCGCCTGCGCCTGTACCGGTACCCGTACCGGTAGCGGCGCAATTGCCCGATCCTTGCCGCGTGATGCCGCCGGCGCACCAGGATACCCCCGCCGGAACGGTGTCCGGCCTCGAGCGCCTCGACAGCCTGCTGAACGACCTGGTGGAAGCCGGCGAACCGGCGCTGTTCGATACCGTCGAGGAGCGGCTGATCCGCGCCGCGTTCGCCGCGTGCGAGCAGAACCAGGTGCAGACCGCGAAGGCGCTGGGCATCAGCCGCAATGTGCTGCGTACCCACCTGAAGCGATTCGGGCTGATCGGTGGCGAGCCGATGGATGCCCGCCTCGAACCCCGCGAATTCCACGGCATGCCGGCAGCGCAGTAA
- a CDS encoding amidohydrolase family protein, with protein sequence MNDRLDRLSASPSVAVKQKLDFPVIDTDVHTNDYTPDLEDYVANYGGVKLVDALRKASASRIGRGGIGNGKNWYEQTPEERQYYRTIRAPWWARVTKNTLDVATYHLPELLYERQEEQGSDYSILFPNNVLAPLGVRDKDDRTALQRAVNHYHADLYRKYSDRLTPVAGLGLHTPEEGIAELEFAIKTLGLKAVNIAGSVRRPIRALADKYPAADHPELQKYISYQDFYGIDSEYDYDPFWAKAVELGVPILTHYGSQGWTGRSSISNYMNNHIGHFADGSEAFAKALFFGGVTKRFPQLRVGLLEGGADWGARVFTHLVDRWEKRSLEGLKNYDPAATDRALLTDLFARYGADLTKGRSIEGEDLIRDTLGAGYTAGSRQPQGLELEDFARAGIESVEDIKAQWVDNFFFGSESDDRTIATAFNDKSNPLNTKINAIYSSDVGHWDVPDLTDALAEAYGLVEQGVISEADFKAYVFTNPYKLYTEANPDFFKGTAVEAKLKANPQR encoded by the coding sequence GTGAACGACCGTCTCGATCGCCTCAGCGCATCCCCTTCCGTCGCCGTCAAGCAGAAACTCGATTTCCCGGTCATCGATACCGATGTCCATACCAACGACTACACGCCCGATCTCGAGGATTACGTGGCCAACTACGGCGGCGTGAAGCTGGTCGATGCGCTGCGCAAGGCCTCGGCATCGCGCATCGGCCGCGGCGGCATCGGCAACGGCAAGAACTGGTATGAGCAAACGCCGGAAGAACGCCAGTACTACCGCACGATCCGCGCGCCATGGTGGGCGCGCGTCACGAAGAACACGCTGGACGTGGCCACTTACCACCTGCCGGAACTGCTGTACGAACGCCAGGAAGAACAGGGTTCCGATTATTCGATCCTGTTCCCGAACAACGTGCTCGCGCCGCTGGGCGTGCGCGACAAGGACGACCGCACGGCACTGCAGCGCGCCGTCAACCACTACCACGCCGACCTGTATCGCAAGTACAGCGACCGGCTCACGCCGGTGGCCGGCCTCGGCCTGCATACCCCCGAAGAAGGCATCGCCGAGCTGGAATTCGCGATCAAGACGCTTGGCCTGAAGGCCGTCAACATCGCCGGCAGCGTGCGCCGCCCGATCCGCGCGCTGGCCGACAAGTACCCGGCCGCCGACCATCCCGAACTGCAGAAGTACATCTCGTACCAGGACTTCTACGGCATCGACAGCGAGTACGACTACGATCCGTTCTGGGCCAAGGCCGTCGAACTGGGCGTGCCGATCCTCACCCACTATGGCAGCCAGGGCTGGACCGGCCGCAGCTCGATCAGCAACTACATGAACAACCACATCGGCCACTTCGCCGACGGTTCCGAGGCCTTCGCCAAGGCGCTGTTCTTCGGCGGCGTCACGAAGCGCTTTCCGCAGCTGCGCGTGGGCCTGCTCGAAGGCGGCGCGGACTGGGGCGCGCGCGTGTTCACGCACCTGGTCGACCGCTGGGAAAAACGCAGCCTGGAAGGCCTGAAGAACTACGACCCGGCTGCCACCGACCGCGCGCTGCTGACCGACCTGTTCGCCCGCTACGGCGCCGACCTGACGAAGGGCCGCTCGATCGAAGGCGAAGACCTGATCCGCGACACGCTCGGCGCCGGCTACACGGCCGGCTCGCGCCAGCCGCAGGGCCTCGAGCTGGAAGACTTCGCCAGGGCCGGCATCGAAAGCGTGGAAGACATCAAGGCGCAGTGGGTCGACAACTTCTTCTTCGGTTCCGAGTCCGACGACCGCACGATCGCCACCGCGTTCAACGACAAGTCCAACCCGCTGAACACGAAGATCAACGCGATCTACTCGTCCGACGTGGGCCACTGGGACGTGCCCGATCTCACCGACGCGCTGGCCGAAGCCTATGGCCTCGTCGAGCAGGGCGTCATCAGCGAAGCCGACTTCAAGGCCTACGTGTTCACCAACCCGTACAAGCTGTACACCGAAGCCAACCCCGACTTCTTCAAGGGCACCGCGGTGGAAGCGAAGCTGAAGGCGAACCCTCAACGCTGA
- a CDS encoding LLM class flavin-dependent oxidoreductase, producing the protein MSQRKMRLGAFIMATGHHIAAWRHPGSQPDSGVNIDHYIHVAQTAERGKFDQVFVADSPGVAYRGGDNEAFSRQGRVSYFEPVTLWAALSVVTKHIGFVATASTTYEDPFLLARKFASLDHISKGRAAWNVVTTGAENVYGNFGLEAHPDPELRYEKAHEFLDVVKGLWDSFEDDAFSRDPESGVYFDPEKLHALNHHGKHLKVSGPLNLERSPQGQPVIVQAGSSEPGRELAAATAEAIFTAWTSLEEAQAFYSDVKGRLAKYGRRADQLLILPGISPVIGRTQEEAEAKWAELQKLIHPSVGLDTIARFWPGEDLTKWDLDAPPPYYPTPPAGKNSRHHVVIELARRERFTVRQLYEYLAGARGHWVVVGTPQKIADEMQKWFENGAADGFNVMPPVLPESLEEFVDLVIPELQKRGLFRTEYEGTTLRENLGLDKPQNRFSIKAAKAA; encoded by the coding sequence ATGTCTCAGCGCAAGATGCGTCTCGGCGCGTTCATCATGGCCACCGGCCATCACATCGCCGCCTGGCGTCATCCCGGTTCGCAACCGGATTCGGGCGTCAATATCGACCATTACATCCACGTCGCGCAGACCGCCGAGCGCGGCAAGTTCGACCAGGTGTTCGTGGCGGACAGCCCCGGCGTCGCCTACCGCGGCGGCGACAACGAGGCGTTCAGCCGCCAGGGCCGCGTGTCGTATTTCGAACCGGTCACGCTGTGGGCCGCGCTGTCGGTCGTCACAAAACACATCGGCTTCGTCGCCACGGCGTCGACCACGTATGAAGACCCGTTCCTGCTGGCGCGCAAGTTCGCATCGCTGGACCACATCAGCAAGGGCCGCGCGGCGTGGAACGTGGTCACCACCGGCGCCGAGAACGTGTACGGCAACTTCGGCCTCGAGGCGCATCCGGACCCGGAACTGCGCTACGAAAAAGCCCACGAATTCCTCGACGTCGTGAAGGGCCTGTGGGACAGCTTCGAGGACGACGCGTTTTCGCGCGATCCGGAAAGCGGCGTGTACTTCGATCCCGAAAAGCTGCACGCGCTGAACCACCACGGCAAGCACCTGAAGGTCAGCGGCCCGCTGAACCTCGAGCGCTCGCCGCAGGGGCAGCCGGTGATCGTGCAGGCCGGATCGTCGGAGCCGGGCCGCGAACTGGCCGCCGCCACGGCCGAGGCGATCTTCACCGCGTGGACCAGCCTCGAGGAAGCACAGGCGTTCTACAGCGACGTGAAGGGCCGCCTGGCGAAGTATGGCCGCCGCGCGGACCAGTTGCTGATCCTGCCCGGCATCTCGCCCGTCATCGGCCGCACGCAGGAGGAAGCGGAAGCGAAATGGGCGGAGCTGCAAAAGCTCATCCATCCGTCCGTGGGCCTGGACACCATCGCGCGCTTCTGGCCCGGCGAAGACCTCACCAAGTGGGACCTCGACGCGCCGCCGCCCTACTATCCCACGCCGCCGGCCGGCAAGAACAGCCGCCACCACGTGGTGATCGAACTGGCGCGCCGCGAACGGTTCACCGTGCGCCAGCTGTATGAATACCTGGCCGGCGCGCGCGGCCACTGGGTGGTGGTGGGCACGCCGCAAAAGATCGCCGACGAAATGCAGAAGTGGTTCGAGAACGGCGCGGCCGACGGCTTCAACGTGATGCCGCCGGTGCTACCGGAATCGCTGGAGGAATTCGTCGACCTGGTGATCCCGGAGCTGCAGAAACGCGGCCTGTTCCGCACCGAGTACGAAGGCACCACGCTGCGCGAAAACCTGGGGCTCGACAAGCCGCAGAACCGCTTCTCCATCAAGGCCGCGAAAGCCGCCTGA
- a CDS encoding DUF3138 domain-containing protein codes for MKYLHRRICSVAGLLTIAGAAQAAGQSNEDLQRQIEELKAVVKTLQQQIGTRPAVAAKAANTNGESAQSSASAEKTVIGPAGAAGAGADAGTDTVAGTPDLAANSATETPTETATKADIDGLRTDLENYKYEQKRNRETKTALTTRGTTIGGSVQARATAQSTPVKTGSTSTSSDRYSSFDIPQATLNFAGSLYRDYSEGRNLDYRLAFAYAKNSPGTDGSQLNATDAYIRYSPFPTLTGLEDPRLTITLGQQQIPFGLEAQIGEELRPVINNALFLGGLGVGTRQIGLIVRGDYDPYVDYGFNYRAPLLEYAFGVVNGAGPNKSDDNNHKDYIARVAFTLPVDYYSVFRELKFGLSAYKGQKNLTAGTAATVVGQGKRDRYGFDIYYNHAPFGVTYEYAEGRDGTVNNGPDIKSRGQYLTAFYTWGEQWIASSRAQAKYDDYWPKSYQLFARYDTFDPNRALGNDKTKAAILGFNLFFAETTKFQLNLNHYDYQNPAQRSANELLAQFQFGF; via the coding sequence TTGAAGTACCTACATCGAAGAATATGCAGTGTCGCCGGCCTGCTCACGATCGCCGGCGCGGCACAGGCAGCGGGGCAAAGCAACGAGGATCTGCAGCGGCAGATCGAGGAACTGAAAGCCGTCGTCAAGACGCTGCAGCAGCAGATCGGCACCAGGCCGGCAGTGGCCGCGAAGGCGGCGAACACGAACGGGGAATCGGCGCAGTCGAGCGCATCGGCAGAGAAGACCGTGATCGGACCGGCGGGGGCCGCCGGGGCCGGCGCGGATGCCGGCACCGACACCGTCGCCGGTACGCCCGACCTTGCCGCGAACAGCGCGACCGAAACCCCTACCGAGACCGCCACCAAGGCCGACATCGACGGCCTGCGCACCGACCTGGAAAACTACAAGTACGAGCAGAAACGCAATCGCGAAACCAAGACGGCGCTCACCACGCGTGGCACCACGATCGGCGGCAGCGTGCAGGCCCGCGCCACCGCGCAGAGCACGCCCGTGAAGACGGGCAGCACGTCGACGTCGTCGGACCGCTATTCCAGCTTCGACATCCCGCAGGCCACGCTCAATTTCGCCGGCAGCCTGTACCGCGATTACTCGGAAGGCCGCAACCTCGATTACCGCCTGGCGTTCGCCTATGCGAAAAACAGCCCCGGTACCGACGGCAGCCAGCTCAATGCCACCGATGCGTATATCCGCTACAGCCCGTTCCCCACGCTGACCGGCCTGGAAGACCCGCGCCTGACGATCACGCTGGGCCAGCAGCAGATTCCGTTCGGCCTGGAAGCGCAGATCGGCGAAGAGCTGCGTCCCGTGATCAACAATGCGCTGTTCCTCGGCGGCCTGGGCGTGGGCACGCGCCAGATCGGCCTGATCGTGCGCGGCGACTACGATCCGTATGTCGACTACGGCTTCAACTACCGTGCGCCATTGCTCGAATATGCGTTCGGCGTGGTCAATGGCGCCGGCCCGAACAAGTCGGACGACAACAACCACAAGGACTACATCGCCCGCGTGGCGTTCACGCTGCCGGTCGATTACTACAGCGTGTTCCGCGAGCTCAAGTTCGGCTTGTCGGCCTACAAGGGCCAGAAGAACCTGACCGCCGGCACCGCGGCCACCGTGGTGGGCCAGGGCAAGCGCGACCGCTACGGCTTCGACATCTACTACAACCACGCACCGTTCGGCGTCACCTACGAATACGCGGAAGGCCGCGACGGCACCGTGAACAACGGTCCGGACATCAAGTCGCGCGGCCAGTACCTGACCGCCTTCTACACGTGGGGCGAGCAGTGGATCGCCAGTTCGCGGGCGCAGGCGAAATACGACGACTACTGGCCGAAGTCCTACCAGCTGTTCGCGCGCTACGACACGTTCGACCCGAACCGGGCACTGGGCAACGACAAGACCAAGGCCGCCATCCTCGGCTTCAACCTGTTCTTTGCCGAGACCACCAAGTTCCAGCTCAACCTGAACCACTACGACTACCAGAACCCGGCGCAGCGCAGCGCGAACGAGCTGCTGGCGCAGTTCCAGTTCGGGTTCTGA
- a CDS encoding ABC transporter substrate-binding protein, translating to MKLSRLRTATVLLTAIAAGVLAFAAPVAVAQDKPKVIRISYSSAGTGGRPLTGGTSIATAHQQGILEKEFAKDGIKIQWTFNPGAGPATNEQLANGLADFAHHGDLPIIIGRSTGLKTKLLFSYTRFGPAYITGPIDSPAKSLEDLKGKKLAVFKGTASQLALGRILKKHGFTERDFKTVSMDGDTLRAAIATKDVDGGFIAPFDLEARGVGKVIYSTGPDPELTSQGVFWVSEDFEKKYPDIVQRVVTALIKVTAWSSEEKNREAQYKLWSNSGTSYYEYQKTFADVPLKWRLSPLLDEYFVENLKKSIVQAKEFKLIRRDVSVDGWLAPKYLNTALKELKLEGYWPEFNAAGKPKAAQVAQN from the coding sequence ATGAAACTGTCACGCTTACGTACCGCTACTGTCCTGCTGACCGCCATCGCAGCGGGCGTGCTGGCCTTTGCCGCCCCCGTCGCCGTCGCGCAGGACAAGCCCAAGGTCATCAGGATTTCCTATTCCAGCGCCGGTACCGGCGGCCGCCCGCTCACCGGCGGCACGTCGATCGCCACCGCGCACCAGCAGGGCATCCTGGAAAAGGAATTCGCCAAGGACGGCATCAAGATCCAGTGGACCTTCAACCCCGGCGCCGGCCCCGCCACCAACGAGCAGCTGGCCAACGGCCTGGCCGACTTTGCCCACCATGGCGACCTGCCGATCATCATCGGCCGCTCCACCGGGCTGAAAACCAAGCTGCTGTTCTCGTACACGCGCTTCGGCCCGGCCTACATCACCGGCCCGATCGACTCCCCGGCGAAATCGCTGGAAGACCTGAAAGGCAAGAAGCTCGCCGTGTTCAAGGGCACGGCCAGCCAGCTGGCGCTGGGCCGTATCCTCAAGAAACATGGCTTCACCGAACGCGACTTCAAGACCGTGAGCATGGATGGCGACACGCTGCGCGCGGCGATCGCCACCAAGGATGTCGATGGCGGCTTCATCGCACCGTTCGACCTGGAGGCGCGCGGTGTCGGCAAGGTGATCTATTCGACCGGCCCCGATCCCGAGCTGACTTCGCAGGGCGTGTTCTGGGTCTCCGAGGACTTCGAGAAAAAATACCCGGACATCGTGCAGCGCGTGGTGACCGCGCTCATCAAGGTCACGGCCTGGAGTTCGGAAGAAAAGAACCGCGAAGCGCAATACAAGCTGTGGTCGAACTCCGGCACCAGCTACTACGAATACCAGAAGACCTTCGCCGACGTGCCGCTGAAATGGCGCCTGTCGCCGCTGCTGGACGAGTACTTCGTCGAGAACCTGAAGAAGTCGATCGTGCAGGCCAAGGAGTTCAAGCTGATCCGCCGCGACGTCAGCGTGGATGGCTGGCTGGCGCCGAAGTACCTGAACACGGCGCTGAAGGAGCTGAAGCTGGAAGGCTACTGGCCGGAGTTCAATGCCGCCGGCAAGCCGAAGGCGGCGCAGGTGGCGCAGAACTGA
- a CDS encoding ABC transporter substrate-binding protein has product MTFPRVRTFRIAAALLTGAAAGALAFAMPLAVAQDRPTQDRSAHDKPKVIRISYASAGTGGRPIVGGSVVATAHQQGVLEKEFARDGIKVQWTFNPGAGPATNEQLANGLADFAVHGDLPIIIGCSTGLKTKILFSVARFGPSYITGTVDSPAKSLEDLKGKRLAVFKGTASQLALGRILKKHGFTERDFKTVSMDGDTLRAAIATKDVDAGFIAPFDLEARGVGKLLYSTGPDPDLTSQSVFWVSEEFEKKYPDIVQRVTTALVRVAAWSSDEQNRQAQYKLWSNSGTSYYEYQKTFAETPLRWRLSPLLDEYFFENLKKSIVQAREFRLIRRDVDPGHWLAPQYLAAALKELKLEGYWQEFDTAGKPKSPRVAQN; this is encoded by the coding sequence ATGACATTCCCACGCGTTCGCACGTTCCGCATTGCCGCCGCCCTGTTGACCGGCGCCGCCGCGGGCGCATTGGCCTTCGCCATGCCCCTGGCAGTGGCGCAGGACAGGCCAACGCAGGACAGGTCAGCGCACGACAAGCCGAAGGTGATCCGGATCTCGTATGCCAGCGCAGGCACCGGCGGCCGGCCGATCGTCGGCGGCTCGGTGGTCGCCACCGCGCACCAGCAGGGCGTGCTGGAAAAGGAATTCGCCAGGGACGGCATCAAGGTGCAGTGGACCTTCAACCCCGGCGCCGGTCCGGCCACCAACGAGCAGCTGGCCAACGGCCTGGCCGATTTCGCCGTGCACGGCGACCTGCCGATCATCATCGGCTGTTCGACGGGGCTGAAGACGAAGATCCTGTTCTCGGTCGCGCGCTTCGGCCCGTCGTACATCACCGGCACGGTCGATTCGCCGGCCAAATCGCTGGAAGACCTGAAGGGCAAGCGCCTCGCCGTGTTCAAGGGCACGGCCAGCCAGCTGGCGCTGGGCCGCATCCTGAAGAAGCACGGCTTCACCGAGCGCGATTTCAAGACCGTCAGCATGGATGGCGACACGCTGCGCGCGGCGATCGCCACCAAGGATGTCGATGCCGGCTTCATCGCGCCGTTCGACCTGGAGGCGCGGGGCGTGGGCAAGCTGCTCTACTCGACCGGGCCCGATCCCGACCTGACGTCGCAATCGGTGTTCTGGGTGTCCGAGGAGTTCGAGAAAAAATATCCGGACATCGTGCAGCGCGTGACCACCGCGCTGGTCAGGGTGGCCGCCTGGAGCTCGGATGAACAGAACCGCCAGGCCCAGTACAAGCTGTGGTCCAACTCCGGCACCAGCTACTACGAATACCAGAAGACCTTTGCCGAAACGCCTTTGAGGTGGCGGCTGTCGCCGCTGCTGGACGAGTACTTCTTCGAGAACCTGAAGAAATCGATCGTCCAGGCCAGGGAGTTCAGGCTGATCCGGCGCGATGTCGACCCGGGCCACTGGCTGGCGCCCCAGTACCTGGCAGCGGCGCTGAAGGAGCTGAAGCTGGAAGGCTACTGGCAGGAGTTCGATACCGCCGGCAAGCCGAAGTCGCCTCGGGTGGCGCAGAACTGA
- a CDS encoding ABC transporter permease — MNTASSTAAHVSPHVSPVPPRATSRAAPRWQALASTLGTRAFNFAAGLILPLLLLGLWQYAVDRQWLAEQILPAPALVWQSLVELWENGDLTSNLAISLVRLGWSLAIGGGTGFLLGIAMGISPTIKAYVYPGFQLVSQFPVIGWVPLLIIFAGIGEALKISAISIAVVVPVAVNTFKGIRNIPRALLEVAAVYRFTFWQKVRRLVLPAASAGIFNGLRQGVMQAWLSLVFVELLASSEGIGYLMVWGRQLLQLDIVVVGMIVIGTVGIVLDRLLAWGEARLQGWQRRAY, encoded by the coding sequence ATGAACACCGCCTCCTCCACCGCAGCCCATGTTTCACCTCATGTGTCACCTGTTCCGCCGCGCGCAACGTCGCGCGCGGCGCCGCGCTGGCAAGCGCTGGCATCCACGCTGGGCACCCGTGCCTTCAACTTCGCCGCAGGGCTGATCCTGCCGCTGCTGCTGCTCGGCCTGTGGCAGTACGCCGTCGACCGGCAATGGCTGGCCGAACAGATCCTGCCGGCGCCCGCGCTCGTGTGGCAGTCGCTGGTCGAGCTGTGGGAGAACGGCGACCTGACATCCAATCTCGCCATCAGCCTCGTGCGGCTGGGCTGGAGCCTCGCCATCGGCGGCGGCACCGGCTTCCTGCTGGGCATCGCGATGGGCATCTCGCCCACGATCAAGGCCTATGTGTATCCCGGCTTCCAGCTGGTGTCGCAATTCCCCGTGATCGGCTGGGTGCCGCTGCTGATCATCTTCGCCGGCATCGGCGAGGCGCTGAAGATCTCGGCGATCTCGATCGCCGTCGTCGTGCCGGTGGCCGTCAACACCTTCAAGGGCATCCGCAACATTCCGCGCGCGTTGCTGGAAGTGGCCGCCGTCTACCGGTTCACGTTCTGGCAGAAGGTGCGCCGGCTGGTGCTGCCCGCCGCGTCGGCCGGCATCTTCAACGGCCTGCGCCAGGGCGTGATGCAGGCCTGGCTGTCGCTGGTGTTCGTGGAGCTGCTCGCTTCGAGCGAAGGCATCGGCTACCTGATGGTGTGGGGCCGCCAACTTCTGCAGCTCGATATCGTGGTGGTCGGCATGATCGTCATCGGCACCGTGGGCATCGTGCTGGACCGCCTGCTGGCCTGGGGCGAAGCGCGCCTGCAGGGCTGGCAGCGCCGGGCTTATTGA
- a CDS encoding ABC transporter permease, which yields MKSIRETDLRGFVLPVAFLVLWYVVTALQLVNTKLIVPPGAVLDSAWKVVTSGQLLGGLQASLTRDIAGFAAGSAAGILLGLLLGISRWAERLIGPTFHTLKQISLFAWLPLLSTWLGTGEAAKILFVALSAFYPVALSTFEGVRGVTRAQVEVARVLGFNRWQLVSRLILPAASPQIATGLHLALLYAWLATIGAEYLLGSSAQGIGNVVIRGKATFHVELIIVGMLLIGLVGMVLNRLASLVESRVLHWRGPVH from the coding sequence ATGAAATCGATTCGTGAAACGGACCTGCGCGGCTTCGTGCTGCCCGTGGCCTTCCTGGTGCTGTGGTACGTGGTGACGGCACTGCAGCTGGTGAACACCAAGTTGATCGTGCCGCCCGGCGCCGTGCTCGACAGTGCATGGAAAGTCGTCACCAGCGGCCAGCTGCTGGGCGGCCTGCAGGCGAGCCTGACGCGCGACATCGCCGGCTTTGCCGCCGGCAGCGCGGCTGGCATCCTGCTCGGCCTGCTGCTGGGCATTTCGCGCTGGGCGGAACGGCTGATCGGCCCCACCTTCCACACGCTCAAGCAGATCTCGCTGTTTGCCTGGCTGCCGCTGCTGTCCACGTGGCTGGGCACAGGTGAAGCGGCGAAGATCCTGTTCGTCGCGCTGTCCGCGTTTTATCCGGTGGCCCTGAGCACGTTCGAAGGCGTGCGCGGCGTGACCCGCGCGCAGGTCGAGGTGGCGCGCGTGCTGGGCTTCAACCGCTGGCAACTGGTGTCGCGCCTGATCCTGCCCGCCGCGTCGCCGCAGATCGCCACCGGCCTGCATCTGGCGCTGCTGTATGCCTGGCTGGCCACGATCGGCGCCGAGTACCTGCTGGGCTCGTCGGCGCAAGGCATCGGCAACGTGGTCATCCGCGGCAAGGCCACCTTCCACGTCGAGCTGATCATCGTCGGCATGCTACTGATCGGGCTGGTCGGCATGGTGCTGAACCGCCTGGCCTCCCTGGTCGAATCCCGCGTGCTGCACTGGCGCGGCCCTGTGCACTGA
- a CDS encoding ABC transporter permease, with product MSSLTIALPSIGEKQPARLLRWNDGLTRFALSWPFPLAVLLIWYVAAEYEWLPPQILPPPSMVASTFIDLVRTGELPENLWISMWRVLAGFAAGGLGGLALGVLMGLSPTAKDYLYPTFRLIAQVPSIGWLPLLMMLVGIGEALKIILISKAAFVPIALNTYKGLQGVSTRFIEVARVYRFTRWQLLSKVVFPAALPQVWNGIRYGLTHAWLALVAVELLASSEGLGFMIVYGRQLYQLDVVLAAVVVVGAIGFALDKILALIEQRLLRWRTDGF from the coding sequence ATGTCCTCTCTGACCATTGCCCTGCCCTCCATCGGCGAAAAGCAGCCTGCCAGGCTGCTGCGCTGGAACGACGGCCTGACGCGCTTTGCGCTGTCCTGGCCCTTCCCGCTCGCGGTGCTGCTGATCTGGTATGTCGCTGCGGAATACGAATGGCTGCCGCCGCAGATCCTGCCGCCGCCATCGATGGTGGCGTCCACGTTCATCGACCTGGTGCGCACCGGCGAGCTGCCGGAAAACCTGTGGATCAGCATGTGGCGCGTGCTGGCGGGCTTCGCGGCCGGCGGGCTGGGCGGCCTGGCGCTCGGTGTGCTGATGGGCCTGTCGCCGACGGCCAAGGATTACCTGTATCCCACCTTCCGCCTGATCGCCCAGGTGCCGTCGATCGGCTGGCTGCCCCTGTTGATGATGCTGGTGGGGATTGGCGAAGCGCTGAAGATCATCCTGATCTCGAAGGCCGCCTTCGTGCCGATCGCGCTGAACACCTACAAGGGCCTGCAGGGCGTGTCGACCCGCTTCATCGAGGTGGCCCGGGTGTACCGCTTCACGCGCTGGCAGCTGCTGTCGAAGGTGGTGTTCCCCGCCGCGCTGCCGCAGGTGTGGAACGGCATCCGCTACGGCCTCACGCATGCGTGGCTGGCGCTGGTGGCGGTGGAACTGCTGGCATCGTCCGAAGGGCTGGGCTTCATGATCGTCTACGGGCGGCAGCTGTACCAGCTCGACGTGGTGCTGGCCGCCGTGGTCGTGGTCGGTGCGATCGGTTTCGCGCTCGACAAGATCCTGGCGCTGATCGAACAACGCCTGCTGCGCTGGCGCACGGATGGCTTTTAA